The following proteins come from a genomic window of Oricola thermophila:
- the uvrA gene encoding excinuclease ABC subunit UvrA — protein MTEHKFISIRGAREHNLKNVDLDIPRDKLIVMTGMSGSGKSSLAFDTIYAEGQRRYVESLSAYARQFLEMMQKPDVDQIDGLSPAISIEQKTTSRNPRSTVGTVTEIYDYLRLLFARVGVPISPATGLPIESQTVSQMVDRIMALDEGTRLYILAPIVRGRKGEYRKDFAELMKKGFQRVKVDGEFYEIADVPALDKKFKHDIDVVVDRVVVRDDIGARLADSLETCLQLADGLAVAEFADKPLPPEDTGADAINKSKNDTHERIVFSEKFACPVSGFTIPEIEPRLFSFNNPFGACPSCDGLGVQQKIDPGLVVPERDAKLHEAIAPWAKSSSPYYRQTLDALGKAYGFKITDKWSDVSDEARNAVLYGTGSREIDFVYDDGLRSYKTTKTFEGVIPNLERRWKETDSSWVREEIDRYMSATPCAACNGHRLKPEALAVKIGGLHISEVTQFSIRKAAKWFEEIDDTFTDKQTEIAYRILKEIRERLRFLNDVGLDYLTLSRNSGTLSGGESQRIRLASQIGSGLTGVLYVLDEPSIGLHQRDNARLLDTLRHLRDLGNTVIVVEHDEDAILTADHVVDIGPAAGIHGGRVIASGTPAEVMANPASLTGQYLSGEKVIPVPAERRKPKRNRAIKVVGARGNNLKDVTAEIPLGLFTAVTGVSGGGKSTFLIETLYKAAARRINGARENPAEHDRIEGLEHLDKVIDIDQSPIGRTPRSNPATYTGAFTPIRDWFAGLPEAKARGYAPGRFSFNVKGGRCEACQGDGVIKIEMHFLPDVYVTCDVCDGQRYNRETLEVRFKGKSIADVLDMTVEEGVDFFSAVPAVRDKLETLKRVGLGYIKIGQQATTLSGGEAQRVKLAKELSRRATGRTLYILDEPTTGLHFHDVAKLLDVLHQLVEQGNTVVVIEHNLEVIKTADWIIDLGPEGGDGGGEIVATGTPEQVIEVDRSYTGHFLRELLERRPQKRIEAAE, from the coding sequence ATGACCGAGCATAAATTCATTTCCATACGCGGCGCGCGCGAACACAATCTGAAGAATGTCGATCTCGACATACCGCGCGACAAGCTGATCGTAATGACCGGCATGTCGGGCTCCGGCAAGTCATCGCTCGCCTTCGACACCATCTATGCCGAGGGGCAGCGCCGCTACGTCGAGAGCCTGTCCGCCTATGCTCGCCAGTTTCTGGAAATGATGCAGAAACCGGATGTCGACCAGATCGACGGTCTGTCGCCGGCCATTTCCATCGAACAGAAGACGACATCCCGCAACCCGCGCTCGACGGTCGGCACAGTGACCGAGATATATGACTATCTGCGCCTGCTGTTCGCGCGTGTCGGCGTGCCGATATCCCCTGCGACGGGCCTGCCGATCGAGAGCCAGACAGTCAGCCAGATGGTCGATCGCATCATGGCACTCGACGAGGGAACGCGCCTCTACATACTTGCCCCAATCGTCAGGGGGCGAAAAGGCGAGTACCGCAAGGATTTCGCCGAACTGATGAAGAAGGGCTTCCAGCGCGTGAAGGTGGACGGCGAATTCTACGAGATCGCCGACGTCCCGGCCCTGGACAAGAAGTTCAAGCACGATATCGACGTAGTCGTGGACCGTGTTGTCGTCCGGGACGACATCGGTGCGCGTCTTGCCGACAGCCTTGAGACCTGCCTGCAACTTGCCGACGGGCTCGCCGTTGCGGAATTCGCCGACAAGCCGCTGCCGCCCGAGGACACCGGGGCCGACGCCATCAACAAGTCGAAGAACGACACCCACGAACGGATCGTTTTCTCGGAAAAGTTCGCCTGCCCGGTTTCCGGCTTCACGATACCGGAAATCGAGCCGCGCCTTTTCTCCTTCAACAACCCTTTCGGCGCATGCCCGTCCTGCGATGGCCTGGGCGTGCAGCAGAAGATCGATCCCGGCCTTGTCGTGCCCGAACGCGACGCGAAATTGCATGAGGCAATAGCGCCCTGGGCAAAGTCTTCGTCTCCCTATTACCGCCAGACACTCGACGCACTCGGCAAGGCCTACGGGTTCAAGATCACCGACAAGTGGTCAGACGTTTCAGACGAAGCCAGGAATGCCGTCCTGTACGGCACAGGATCGCGGGAGATCGACTTCGTCTATGACGACGGATTGCGCTCATACAAGACGACCAAGACCTTCGAAGGTGTAATTCCCAATCTGGAGCGCCGCTGGAAGGAAACCGATTCCTCATGGGTGCGCGAGGAGATCGACCGCTACATGTCGGCCACTCCCTGTGCCGCCTGCAACGGCCATCGCCTCAAGCCGGAGGCGCTTGCGGTCAAGATCGGCGGGTTGCACATTTCGGAAGTCACGCAGTTCTCCATCCGCAAGGCTGCGAAATGGTTCGAGGAGATCGACGACACCTTCACGGACAAGCAGACCGAAATCGCCTACCGAATCCTCAAGGAAATCCGCGAGCGGCTGCGCTTTCTCAATGATGTCGGGCTTGATTATCTCACATTGTCCCGCAATTCGGGCACGCTGTCGGGCGGCGAAAGCCAGCGCATCCGTCTCGCCTCGCAGATCGGCTCCGGTCTCACGGGTGTTCTCTACGTGCTGGACGAACCCTCGATCGGGCTGCACCAGCGCGACAATGCGCGCCTGCTCGACACGCTGCGCCACCTGCGCGACCTGGGCAATACGGTCATCGTTGTGGAGCACGACGAGGACGCCATCCTGACTGCGGATCATGTCGTCGACATCGGCCCTGCCGCGGGCATCCACGGCGGCCGTGTCATCGCGTCCGGAACGCCGGCCGAAGTGATGGCCAATCCGGCATCGCTGACCGGACAATATCTTTCGGGCGAGAAGGTCATCCCCGTTCCCGCGGAACGTCGGAAGCCGAAACGGAACCGTGCCATCAAGGTGGTCGGCGCGCGCGGCAACAACCTGAAGGACGTGACGGCGGAGATCCCGCTCGGTCTCTTCACGGCGGTAACCGGAGTGTCGGGTGGCGGTAAGTCCACCTTCCTGATCGAGACGCTGTACAAGGCCGCGGCGCGGCGCATCAACGGCGCCCGCGAGAACCCGGCCGAACATGATCGCATCGAGGGACTCGAACATCTCGACAAGGTAATCGACATCGACCAGTCCCCGATCGGCCGCACGCCGCGTTCGAACCCGGCCACCTATACCGGCGCCTTCACGCCGATCCGCGACTGGTTCGCCGGGCTGCCGGAGGCCAAGGCACGCGGTTATGCGCCCGGTCGGTTCTCCTTCAACGTCAAGGGCGGCCGATGCGAGGCCTGCCAGGGCGACGGCGTCATCAAGATTGAGATGCACTTCCTCCCCGACGTATATGTCACCTGCGACGTCTGCGACGGTCAGCGCTATAACCGCGAGACGCTCGAAGTGCGCTTCAAGGGCAAGTCGATTGCCGATGTGCTGGACATGACCGTGGAGGAAGGCGTCGACTTCTTTTCCGCCGTACCCGCCGTTCGCGACAAGCTTGAAACCCTGAAACGTGTCGGCTTGGGCTACATCAAGATCGGACAGCAGGCGACAACCCTGTCCGGCGGCGAGGCCCAGCGCGTCAAGCTGGCGAAGGAGCTGTCGCGTCGCGCCACCGGGCGCACGCTCTACATTCTCGACGAGCCGACGACGGGATTGCACTTCCACGACGTCGCCAAGTTGCTCGACGTGCTGCACCAGCTGGTCGAACAGGGCAACACGGTGGTCGTGATCGAGCACAACCTCGAGGTCATCAAGACGGCGGACTGGATTATCGACCTCGGCCCGG
- the ssb gene encoding single-stranded DNA-binding protein: protein MAGSVNKVILVGNLGADPEVRRLNSGEPVVNLSVATSESWRDKNSGERRERTEWHRVVIFNENLAKVAENYLKKGSKVYVEGQLQTRKWQDQSGQDRYTTEIVLQRFRGDLQMLDSRGEGEGGYGGGGGGRQQVGSYGAEQGGGQQPASGGSDFVRDMDDEIPF, encoded by the coding sequence ATGGCTGGCAGCGTGAACAAGGTAATTCTCGTCGGCAATCTGGGCGCCGACCCGGAAGTGCGTCGACTCAATTCGGGCGAACCGGTGGTGAACCTGTCGGTGGCGACGTCGGAAAGCTGGCGGGACAAGAATTCCGGCGAGCGGCGCGAGCGTACGGAATGGCACAGGGTCGTCATTTTCAACGAGAACCTGGCGAAGGTGGCGGAGAACTATCTGAAGAAGGGCTCCAAGGTCTATGTCGAGGGCCAGTTGCAGACGCGCAAGTGGCAGGACCAGAGCGGACAGGACCGATATACCACGGAAATCGTGCTGCAGCGTTTCCGCGGCGACCTGCAGATGCTCGACAGCCGGGGTGAAGGCGAGGGCGGCTACGGCGGTGGCGGTGGTGGCCGGCAGCAGGTGGGCAGCTACGGTGCCGAGCAGGGAGGAGGGCAGCAGCCTGCTTCCGGCGGCAGCGACTTCGTCCGCGACATGGACGACGAAATTCCGTTCTAG
- a CDS encoding MarC family protein produces MDTDLLIQAVVTLFVTIDPVGLAPLFLAVTAGMNRAERRQVALRASVIAFAIFVLFAIAGTLILSLFGITLPAFRVAGGLLLFWIAFEMVFERRQERHENTAQRAITEDDIHSVSVFPLAIPLMAGPGAISATILLSGEFSGEYSSALGRTALIAILLGIVALTYGIYLLAERVEVLLGATGRSVLTRLLGVILSALAVQFVADGVKALVAT; encoded by the coding sequence ATGGATACAGATTTGCTTATTCAAGCCGTCGTGACGCTGTTCGTCACCATTGACCCGGTCGGGCTGGCTCCGCTGTTTCTGGCAGTCACTGCCGGCATGAACCGGGCAGAACGCCGACAGGTTGCACTCCGCGCCAGCGTCATCGCATTCGCGATATTCGTACTCTTCGCAATTGCCGGAACGCTGATCCTTTCGCTGTTCGGCATCACCCTTCCGGCATTTCGGGTGGCTGGCGGGCTGCTGCTTTTCTGGATCGCGTTCGAGATGGTGTTCGAACGCAGGCAGGAGCGTCACGAGAACACCGCGCAGCGCGCCATAACCGAGGACGACATTCATAGCGTCTCGGTATTTCCGCTCGCCATCCCGCTCATGGCCGGTCCGGGTGCGATTTCGGCAACAATCCTGCTGTCCGGCGAATTCTCTGGCGAATACTCAAGCGCGCTCGGTCGTACGGCCCTGATCGCAATCCTGCTCGGGATCGTAGCCCTTACATACGGAATCTACCTGCTGGCCGAGCGCGTGGAAGTCCTCCTGGGTGCGACAGGGCGCTCGGTGCTGACCCGCCTTCTCGGCGTGATCCTGTCGGCGCTTGCCGTCCAGTTCGTCGCAGACGGTGTCAAGGCGCTTGTCGCGACCTGA